A region from the Catellatospora sp. TT07R-123 genome encodes:
- a CDS encoding aldo/keto reductase, giving the protein MYARTARIGRNMALQRMPADRPALGLGLAAVGRPGYINLGRGADLPPYRSVGALAARTHELLDAAYAAGVRYVDTARSYGRAEEFLATWLRERGGSDVVVGSKWGYTYTARWRVDADVHETKDHSLATYARQLGETRAVLDGRLDLYQIHSMTPDSPALADTALHRALAELRDSGVTVGFSTSGPHQAATVDAALAVEAGGAPLFGSVQATWNLLEPSAGPALARARDRGCRIIVKEGMANGRLAGTAAPGPVTELARELGTTPDAVALAAALAQPWADIVLSGAATVDQLRSNLAAAALPLAAAHLDSLDALAEPADAYWRHRAGLPWS; this is encoded by the coding sequence ATGTACGCCCGTACCGCCCGGATTGGACGCAACATGGCACTACAGCGGATGCCCGCCGACCGCCCCGCACTCGGGCTCGGGCTGGCCGCCGTCGGCCGCCCCGGCTACATCAACCTGGGCCGCGGCGCGGACCTGCCGCCGTACCGCAGCGTCGGCGCGCTGGCCGCCCGCACGCACGAGCTGCTCGACGCCGCGTACGCCGCCGGGGTCCGCTACGTCGACACCGCCCGCTCCTACGGCCGCGCCGAGGAGTTCCTGGCCACCTGGCTGCGCGAGCGCGGTGGGTCCGATGTGGTGGTCGGGAGCAAGTGGGGCTACACCTACACCGCCAGATGGCGGGTCGACGCCGACGTGCACGAGACCAAGGACCACAGCCTCGCGACGTACGCGCGGCAGCTGGGCGAGACGCGGGCGGTGCTGGACGGGCGGCTCGACCTGTACCAGATCCACTCGATGACCCCCGACAGCCCGGCACTGGCCGACACCGCCCTGCACCGCGCCCTGGCCGAGCTGCGCGACAGCGGCGTCACCGTCGGGTTCTCCACCAGCGGGCCGCACCAGGCCGCCACCGTCGACGCCGCGCTGGCCGTCGAGGCCGGCGGCGCACCGCTGTTCGGCAGCGTCCAGGCCACCTGGAACCTGCTCGAACCCTCGGCCGGGCCCGCGCTGGCCCGCGCCCGCGACCGCGGCTGCCGCATCATCGTCAAGGAGGGCATGGCCAACGGCCGCCTGGCCGGGACCGCCGCCCCCGGACCGGTCACCGAACTGGCCCGCGAGCTGGGCACCACCCCCGACGCGGTGGCGCTGGCCGCCGCGCTCGCCCAGCCCTGGGCCGACATCGTCCTGTCCGGCGCGGCCACCGTCGACCAGCTGCGCAGCAACCTGGCCGCCGCCGCGCTGCCGCTGGCCGCCGCGCACCTGGACAGCCTGGACGCGCTGGCCGAACCCGCCGACGCCTACTGGCGCCACCGCGCCGGCCTGCCCTGGAGCTGA
- a CDS encoding SgcJ/EcaC family oxidoreductase — protein MTGGNGHEQDLAAIGEVMGRLGAAFATLSPDGVAQLYTADADWTNAFGTSRKGGAQIEAYLAGLFADRHFAAGKPLGPPQADIRLLTADVAVAKTYLERAGQQTADGATMAVRRNFSLKVFTREPDGWKIASDIYMDARDDSTLGG, from the coding sequence ATGACCGGGGGCAATGGACATGAGCAGGATCTGGCCGCGATCGGCGAGGTGATGGGGCGCCTGGGCGCGGCCTTCGCGACCCTGTCGCCCGACGGCGTCGCGCAGCTCTACACCGCCGACGCCGACTGGACCAACGCGTTCGGCACCTCCCGCAAGGGCGGCGCGCAGATCGAGGCGTACCTGGCGGGCCTGTTCGCCGACCGGCACTTCGCCGCGGGCAAGCCGCTCGGGCCGCCCCAGGCCGACATCCGCCTGCTCACCGCCGACGTTGCCGTGGCGAAGACCTACCTGGAACGGGCCGGGCAGCAGACCGCCGACGGCGCGACCATGGCGGTGCGCCGCAACTTCTCGCTGAAGGTGTTCACGCGCGAGCCGGACGGCTGGAAGATCGCCTCCGACATCTACATGGACGCCCGCGACGACAGCACCCTGGGCGGCTGA
- a CDS encoding ATP-binding cassette domain-containing protein, with translation MTFAFQAEGLVKRFGATTALAGVDLAARPGTVLGVLGPNGAGKTTAVRILATLLRPDAGRATVGGLDVVRHADAVRRRIGLTGQYASIDEDLTGTENLVLIGRLLDLRTADARTRAAELLARFDLTEAGGRPARTYSGGMRRRLDLAASLVGRPDVIYLDEPTTGLDPAKRDDVWNMVRSLVDDGSTVLLTTQYLEEADALADEITVIDHGKVIAHDTPDDLKRIVGGQTVVVRPADPARLAEAAAVLTEVSGHQAESPSRGVLTVPVPGDKAFTEVVRRLDAAGVSVVELSLRLPSLDEVFFTLTGHGADKSPEESRA, from the coding sequence ATGACCTTCGCTTTCCAGGCTGAGGGCCTGGTCAAGCGGTTCGGGGCCACGACCGCGCTGGCGGGGGTGGATCTGGCCGCCCGCCCCGGCACCGTGCTGGGCGTGCTCGGCCCCAACGGCGCCGGCAAGACCACCGCGGTACGCATCCTGGCCACTCTGCTGCGCCCCGACGCCGGCCGCGCCACCGTCGGCGGCCTCGACGTGGTCCGCCACGCCGACGCCGTACGCCGCCGCATCGGCCTCACCGGCCAGTACGCCTCCATCGACGAGGACCTGACCGGCACCGAGAACCTGGTGCTGATCGGGCGGCTGCTCGACCTGCGCACCGCCGACGCCCGCACCCGCGCCGCCGAATTGCTGGCCCGCTTCGACCTGACCGAGGCCGGCGGCCGCCCGGCCCGCACCTACTCCGGCGGCATGCGCCGGCGCCTCGACCTGGCCGCGAGCCTGGTCGGCCGCCCCGATGTCATCTACCTCGACGAGCCGACCACCGGCCTCGACCCGGCCAAGCGCGACGACGTGTGGAACATGGTCCGCTCGCTGGTCGACGACGGCTCCACGGTGCTGCTGACCACGCAGTACCTGGAGGAGGCCGACGCGCTCGCCGACGAGATCACCGTCATCGACCACGGCAAGGTCATCGCCCACGACACCCCGGACGACCTGAAGCGGATCGTCGGCGGCCAGACCGTCGTGGTCCGCCCGGCCGACCCGGCCCGCCTCGCCGAAGCGGCCGCCGTCCTCACCGAGGTCAGCGGCCACCAGGCCGAATCGCCCAGCCGCGGCGTGCTCACCGTGCCGGTGCCCGGCGACAAGGCGTTCACGGAGGTCGTACGCCGCCTCGACGCCGCGGGCGTCTCCGTCGTCGAGCTGTCGCTGCGGCTGCCCAGCCTCGACGAGGTCTTCTTCACCCTCACCGGCCACGGCGCCGACAAGTCGCCCGAGGAGTCGCGCGCATGA
- a CDS encoding ABC transporter permease has protein sequence MTTTALAPAPRPGGTGAATPARRPFALLRHSLALAGRSLTKTMRTPEQLLDVTLQPVIFVVIFVYLLGGAIAGSQHEYLQFLLPAIMVQTAMFASTAIGVNLNTDIKKGVFDRFRSLPIARSAPLIGAVVGDVIRFVVSIVVLLGLGFALGFRFGTSPLLGLSACLLVLLFSFCLSWASVLIGMLVREPGAVQGISFVLMFPLTFGTNMMVQTSTLPGWLQAWVKLNPVTDVMQASRALMLGGPTAGPVLHTIAWSLGLLVVFAPLAVRAYRRRT, from the coding sequence ATGACCACCACCGCTCTCGCCCCTGCCCCGCGCCCCGGCGGGACCGGCGCGGCGACCCCGGCCCGGCGGCCGTTCGCGCTGCTGCGGCACAGCCTCGCGCTGGCCGGGCGCAGCCTGACCAAGACCATGCGTACGCCCGAGCAGCTGCTCGACGTCACGCTCCAGCCGGTGATCTTCGTGGTCATCTTCGTGTACCTGCTCGGCGGCGCCATCGCGGGCAGCCAGCACGAGTACCTGCAGTTCCTGCTCCCGGCGATCATGGTGCAGACGGCGATGTTCGCGTCCACCGCGATCGGCGTCAACCTCAACACCGACATCAAGAAGGGCGTCTTCGACCGGTTCCGCAGCCTGCCCATCGCCCGCTCGGCCCCGCTCATCGGCGCCGTCGTCGGCGACGTGATCCGGTTCGTGGTGTCGATCGTGGTGCTGCTCGGGCTCGGGTTCGCCCTCGGCTTCCGGTTCGGCACGTCGCCGCTGCTCGGCCTGTCGGCCTGCCTGCTGGTCCTGCTGTTCAGCTTCTGCCTGAGCTGGGCGTCGGTGCTCATCGGCATGCTGGTACGCGAGCCCGGCGCGGTGCAGGGCATCTCGTTCGTGCTCATGTTCCCGCTGACCTTCGGCACCAACATGATGGTGCAGACCAGCACGCTGCCCGGCTGGCTGCAAGCGTGGGTGAAGCTCAATCCGGTGACCGACGTGATGCAGGCGTCGCGGGCGCTCATGCTCGGCGGCCCGACCGCCGGGCCCGTGCTGCACACCATCGCCTGGTCGCTGGGCCTGCTGGTGGTGTTCGCCCCGCTCGCGGTCCGCGCCTACCGCCGCCGCACCTGA
- a CDS encoding extracellular solute-binding protein encodes MTDRATWPLANRRQLMWSAASLAVGAAAGALAGRLWAGPAESGPVDDDLEKGELVIATGPDESPGRQREQLFEMWNHRHPEQRVRTVTVRPGAEDAFLDMTALATSGVQVDVFNLDVVFLAGFAAARYIQPVDVGLLPAGFLDGFLEKPKTTCYYRHQSFGEQLFGLPFNTDAGLLFYRGDWALAEPFSWKSIGDAAGREVGAAPGVAAGLALQLADAEIFTISALEALWSQEISVVDDAGRVVVDIPRWTKALSRLSERPTVYAESQNQDESASRDAFIQGKTLFMRNWPVHSRWIRERVSEKDFHFKVTGLPWSSALGGQNLAIATKTRSPRAAQRLIEFLTNDESQFRLFSAGGFAATRESLYSDETIKEKYDYAEVLKSAIANANSRPVTAHYAEFSTAFRAAVRPLVVKGTALPANLAELLNDAMAGKTAP; translated from the coding sequence ATGACGGACCGGGCGACGTGGCCTCTGGCGAACCGTCGGCAGTTGATGTGGTCGGCTGCGTCCCTCGCCGTCGGCGCGGCGGCGGGCGCACTGGCCGGCCGACTCTGGGCCGGCCCGGCCGAGAGCGGGCCGGTCGACGACGACCTGGAGAAGGGTGAGCTGGTCATCGCGACCGGGCCCGACGAGAGTCCGGGCAGGCAGCGTGAGCAGCTGTTCGAGATGTGGAACCACCGGCATCCGGAGCAACGGGTGCGGACGGTGACGGTCCGGCCGGGCGCCGAGGACGCCTTCCTCGACATGACGGCGCTGGCCACCAGCGGCGTCCAGGTCGACGTGTTCAACCTGGACGTGGTCTTCCTCGCCGGATTCGCCGCGGCCCGGTACATCCAGCCGGTCGACGTCGGGCTGCTGCCCGCGGGTTTTCTCGACGGCTTTCTCGAAAAGCCGAAGACCACCTGCTATTACCGGCACCAATCGTTCGGGGAGCAGCTTTTCGGGCTTCCGTTCAATACCGACGCGGGGCTGCTCTTCTACCGCGGCGACTGGGCCCTGGCGGAGCCGTTCAGCTGGAAGAGCATCGGCGATGCGGCCGGCCGTGAGGTCGGCGCCGCTCCGGGGGTCGCCGCAGGTCTGGCCTTGCAGCTGGCGGACGCGGAGATCTTCACGATCAGCGCGCTGGAGGCGCTCTGGTCCCAGGAGATCAGCGTGGTCGACGATGCGGGCCGCGTCGTCGTGGACATCCCCCGGTGGACCAAGGCGCTGAGCCGGTTGAGTGAGCGGCCGACGGTCTATGCCGAGTCCCAGAACCAGGACGAGAGCGCCAGCCGCGACGCCTTCATCCAGGGCAAGACGCTCTTCATGCGCAACTGGCCGGTCCACAGCCGCTGGATCAGGGAAAGGGTCAGCGAGAAGGACTTCCATTTCAAGGTGACCGGTCTGCCGTGGTCCAGCGCACTGGGCGGGCAGAACCTCGCGATCGCGACCAAGACCAGGTCTCCCAGGGCCGCGCAGCGGCTTATCGAATTCCTGACGAACGACGAGAGCCAGTTCCGGCTGTTCTCGGCGGGTGGCTTCGCCGCGACCCGGGAAAGCCTCTACTCAGATGAGACGATCAAGGAGAAGTACGACTACGCCGAGGTGCTCAAGAGTGCGATCGCGAATGCGAACAGCAGGCCGGTCACGGCCCACTACGCCGAATTCAGCACCGCTTTCCGCGCCGCCGTCCGCCCACTGGTCGTCAAAGGCACAGCGCTGCCCGCGAACCTCGCCGAGCTGCTGAACGACGCCATGGCGGGCAAGACGGCGCCATAG